The Candidatus Synechococcus calcipolaris G9 nucleotide sequence GTTTACGATGCGGGTCAAGGAAGGATCTAGCGATTATCGATATTTTCCTGAGCCAGATCTGGGGCCCATTGAGGTGAGTGAGCAGCAGCGGGATCTTTGGCGCAGTGAACTACCGGAATTACCGGCCCAGAAGCGTCATCGTTACCAAGAAGACTGGGGTCTGTCTGCCTACGATAGTCGGGTCTTAACCGATGAACGGGGCACCGCTGAATATTTGGAAGCCACCATTGCCGCCGGAGCCGTAGCCAAACAGGCCGCCAACTGGATCATGGGGGACATGACGGCCTATGCCAAAGAGACTAAGCAATCCATTCGGGATTTGCCCCTAACCCCGGATCATTTAGCCGAACTCATTGCCCTAATCGAAGATGGCACGATCAGCAGCAAAATTGCCAAGGATATGCTGCCTGAACTCCTGAAAAACGGCGGGTCTGCGAAGGCCCTAGTGGAGAAAAAAGGACTCAGCCAAATTTCTGATGCCGGCACCCTCAACGCCATCATTGATGAGCTATTGGCGGCCCATCCCCAGGAACTAGAGCAATACCGAGCTGGCAAAACCAAGCTCCAGGGCTTTTTTGTGGGGCAGATGATGAAAAAAACGGGCGGGCGGGCGGATCCAAAATTAACCAATCAGTTATTAGTTGCCAAACTCAATCCCCCCGGCTAAAGCATAATTCCCGGCAAAGATTCTAGTCGAGGACTGCCAGGACGTGACCGCAGATGTGATAATGGGCTTAACAAACGTAATTATTTACGCCTGTAGATTGTAGATTCCTTAGTAAACTCCGTAAACCATGGCTCAAGTCTCTGGAACGTCTGATGTGCCCGATATGGGCCGTCGTCAATTTATGAACCTGCTCACCTTCGGTACCATCACCGGTACTGCGTTGGGAGCCTTATATCCGGTCATTCGCTATTTTATTCCTCCCTCGGCCGGTGGGACAGGAGGGGGGGTCATCGCTAAAGATGCCCTTGGCAATGCCATTAATGTCACTGATTACCTGAGTAAGCACCTCGCGGGCGATCGCTCCCTGGCCCAAGGCATTAAGGGAGATCCCACCTACATTGTCATTGAAGAGGATCACACCATTGCCAACTATGGCTTAAATGCGGTCTGTACCCATTTGGGCTGCGTGGTTCCCTGGAATGTCAGTGAGAATAAGTTTATCTGCCCTTGTCATGGCTCCCAGTACGACAGCACGGGTAAGGTGGTGCGTGGCCCGGCTCCTCTGTCGTTGGCCCTTGCCCAAACAACCGTAACCGATGACAAACTCGTCTTCACCCCTTGGACGGATACGGACTTCCGGACGGGTAAAGAGCCTTGGTGGACGTAAGGACAGGTAATCTTCATGAAATTTTTGATGAAATCAATGAAATCGTTGATCGCATTTTTCTGCCTCTGTGGGGCCCTTTTAATCGGCCAACTTTGGCTGGCTACCCCCCCAGCCCAGGCCTATCCCTTCTATGCCCAGCAGGGATACGATAGCCCCAGGGAAGCCACGGGTCGCATTGTCTGTGCTAACTGTCACCTGGCGGCCAAGCCCACGGAAATCGAAGTCCCCCAAGCGGTGACACCGGACTCAGTTTTTGAAGCCGTCGTCAAAATTCCCTATGATACCAGTGTGCAGCAGGTGTTAGGGGATGGCTCCAAGGGGGGCCTTAATGTTGGGGCGGTGTTGATGCTACCGGAGGGCTTTACCATTGCCCCAGCGGATCGCATCCCGGAAGAACTTCAGGAAAAGGTTTCTGGGGTCTATTACCAGCCCTACAGTGACGATAAGCAAAATATTATTCTGGTGGGCCCCTTGCCCGGTGAGCAGTATCAAGAAATTGTCTTTCCGGTACTTGCTCCCAATCCCGCTAATGATAAGACCATTCACTTTGGTAAATACTCGGTTCATGCTGGCGGCAATCGGGGCCGGGGTCAGGTCTATCCCACCGGGGACAAAACCAATAACACCGTTTATACCGCTGCGATCGCCGGCACGGTAAGCCTCACCACTGGGGACGATGGTAGTTTAGTGGCCACCATTACCTCTGATAGTGGCGAATCCGTTGCCGAAACCATTCCTGCGGGACCAGAATTGATCGTCTCTGATGGTCAAGTGGTGGCTGCGGGGGAAGCTCTGACCACCAATCCCAATGTGGGTGGTTTTGGTCAAAAGGATACGGAAATTGTCCTCCAGGATCCCAACCGGATTAAGTGGCTATTGGTCTTCTTTGCGGCCATTACCCTCTCCCAAATCCTCTTGGTTCTGAAGAAGAAGCAGGTGGAAAAGGTGCAGGCGGCGGAGATGAATTTTTAGCGTTTAGTCTCTAACGTTTAATTTCTAAAATGTGAATCGATCCTCAACCATTGCAGCGATCGCAACGGCTATTGTTCCCCAGCAGGGCAGTATTGGTATTGTCCGTCTGTCGGGGCCCGAGTCCGTGGCGATCGCTCAGTCACTTTTCCACGCCCCTGGACACCAAGCCTGGCAGAGTCATCGTATTCTCTATGGCCACATCAGGGATCCCCAGGGCGAACAGATCATTGATGAAGCTCTTCTCCTCTTGATGCTGGCTCCCCGCTCCTATACCCGCGAAGATGTGGTGGAGTTTCACTGCCACGGGGGGATGATGCCGGTGCAGCAGGTTCTCCAACTGTGCCTGAGCCAAGGGGCCCAACTCGCCCAACCCGGAGAATTTACCCTACGGGCTTTTTTGAATGGCCGCCTAGATCTGACCCAAGCGGAAAGCGTGGCGGATCTGGTGGGAGCGAAATCCCCCCAAGCGGCCCAGTATGCCCTGGCCGGTCTACAAGGAAAACTCACCCAACCCCTAGGGCAAATTCGCGCCGCCTGTTTAGAATTGCTGACGGAAATTGAAGCCCGTCTGGATTTTGCCGATGACCTACCCCCTTTGAATGGGGAGCAGGTACGCCAGGACATCCTTGGACTCCATCACCAGGTTCAGCACATTTTAGCAACGGCCGATCGCGGCGAGTTAATTCGCACGGGCCTCAAGGTGGCGATCGTTGGTCAGCCCAATGTGGGGAAGTCCAGTTTATTAAATGCTTGGAGCCGCTGCGATCGCGCCATTGTCACGGATTTACCGGGCACCACCCGGGATGTGGTGGAATCTCAGCTAGTGGTGGGGGGGATTCCCATTCAAGTCTTGGATACGGCGGGGATTCGGGCCACGGAGGATCGGGTAGAGCAATTGGGGGTAGAGCGATCCACCCAGGCGGCGGCCCAAGCGGATTTAGTTCTATTTGTGGTGGATGCCCAACAGGGTTGGACCGATGGGGAACAGGCCATATACGATCGCCTCTGTAGTGGACACCGGCCAAGGGGTAAAAAAATTCTCATTGTGATCAATAAAATCGATCTAGTTGATCCCAATGTTCAACCCCAAGCCCTTCTAGAATCGTTGGCTGAACTATCCTTACGTAGCCTACCTATTGTTTGCCTGTCTGCCCTGCAACACCAAGGAATTCTAGAGCTTGAGCAGGGGATTTTGCACTTAATGACCCAAGGGGATTTACAGGCAACTAATTTAGATCTGGCCATTAATCAACGCCAAGCCAGTATTCTCGCTCAGGTGAGTCAATTTTTGGAGCATACTATTGAGGCGATCGCCGCCGACTTACCCCTAGATTTTTGGACAATTGATCTGCGGGCTGCGGCCCGGGCCCTTGGGGAACTTACCGGCGAAGATGTGAATGAGTCGGTTTTAGATCAAATTTTTAGTCGATTTTGCATTGGTAAATAAGTCTGGCAAAAATTTGGCTGGGATATAGTATTAACGCCGTCCGCCAAAGAGCCACTGGATATTCACCCCTACCCCTGGGGAACTTTGGCCAATTAATCCGCCGACGGCCATATTCTGACCCGCTGCATTACTGCCATAGACATCAATACCCACATTCCACTGGGGAATCAGATAACGCATCCCTACACTAAACACACTCCGCTCACCGGTGACAATGGGGGTTGCTTCACCAATGAACTGTAATCCAGGCACAACCTCGTAGTTGACCCCCAAGCCGACCCCGCCCACGCGAGTATCCCCAGTTAGAAGACCAAACTTAGGATTTAGAAACAAGGCTAGGGGTTCGATGGGACGGTAGGTAAAGGGAAGTTCTAGTACCGCCACCGAGCGACTACCAAAATTCTCCTCTCCCTGTAAAAAGCCGCGATTAAAGGATCCCTTAAAGGCAAAGGAAAAGGGATCCCCCTGGACTTGATCTAAAAAGCGTAATTTAGCCGCCAGTCCAAGGTTGAGATTACCGCTGTAGTCCACATTTTCAAGTAAATCTACCCCTGGCTCTAACTGCTCAACGGCCACTTCAAATTGGGCATCATGGACTACACCGATGGCAATATTAACCCCCTGACCCACATCCCCGGCACTGCCGCGCACCCGTAGCATACCTGGGGGCAGGGTATCTGCCGTTGGAATCGTAATTCCATCTAACAATAACTGGCGATCGCGCTGATCCAAGGGTTGACGGGGGCCGCTACGAAAACTAGGTAAAAAACTCGGCGCATAGTCTAAACCCAGATCCGGGGTATAGGTCAAGCCCGCCCGCAGGGCAATGTGATCGCCATCGGGCAAAAAGGCCAGGGTGCGCGTTGTCGGTGTCACCCCAAAACTATTGGTGGCCGCCAGATCCATGCTCACCGCCGGGTTAACCAGGAACCGAACGCCCGCACTCCAGACCGGAAAATTGGTGATGGCCCCATCACTGGCCCGCACCGTATTGCCACCGGGGCCCACCGGCATAATAATATCCGTGAAAAAGTTGACCCGCTCGTGGGGTTGCCAACTCAGGCCGGTTCCAAAACTAATATTGGTGCCATAGAAGTCCGCACCATTGACATTTTCAGGTAAAAAAGCAACGGCCGGTGTAAAGTGCCATTGGAGTTGGGGTGTCACCCTATAGGTGAGGGGCATTTCCAAAGAGCCAGCGGCGGTGTAGGAACCTTGCACCTCTGCGCTAGAGGCAAACATAAAATTATCGGAGCGCACCCGCAGCAATTCAACACCACCCATAATGGCGATCGCTAGATTGTCACTGTTATGGAAGCGGTATTTGAGACTGGCTCCCACTGCGCCATACTGGAGATCAGGTTGCAAACCATTCACCAAACGCCCTAGGGGATCATCAAAGTAGTTCCCCGTGAGGCTAATTTGCATATCTTCGTTCAGGCCAAAATCCACGGTTCCGTAGAAGATTTGCAACCCTGCACCGCCGCCACTGACTTCATCACTGCGGAAAGTGGTGAGACCGCCACTCAGTTGCAGCATTCCAGGGGGCAATAGGTTGGCAGTTTCTATATTGTAGAGACGAATGGGCGGCCGCATTAGGGGCGGAATCGTGTACTCCGGATCGGAAATGGCCACAGGAGGTAGGGGCTGGACGGGGTCATCGGCAACCGTGGGCGTGGTTGGCTCATCGGCATGCTGCTCTAGGGGATCGGGGGTTTCGACAAAGACCGGGCTAGAACTGGGGGGTGATGGAATAGATACGGGCCCCGTCGGTGTGACTTCTTGCCATTGAGGTGTGTTGGTATCCTGGGGAGCAACATCAAAGGAGGGGCCACTGGTGGTGGTGGGGACTTCCTGCCACTGGGGAGCCGATGGATCCGTGGCTTGGGCCCAGGTAGGTGGGGTGATGCCCACACCCATCAAAGCAAGAATGGCTGTCCAGGAAAATACTTTCATGCACACAATATACTCACACCTATCCGTACAGTTAAACAGATTCCAGACCTAAAACGCAACTCCAGAAAACGGCATGATTGGGTATGCAAATTGGGCCTGGAATCCTAAATCGGTATACTAGAAGCTGATTATCATAAAAAGTCTATGAATTTGGGGCTGTAGCTCAGCAGGATAGAGCGAGTGCCTCCTAAGCACTAGGTCGTGCGTTCGAATCGCACCAGTCCCGTTCCCCTAGATCACGGTTGTTACCAGCTTATACCGGCTTAGGTGGGCAGAATCCGCAAAAGGGGCTGGCCATATTCAATGGGTTCACCGTTTTCCACCAGGATTTCCACCACCTGACCGTTGACTTCTGCCTCTATTTCATTCATGAGTTTCATGGCTTCGATGATGCAGACCACCTGTCCCTTGCGAACCGTATCCCCTATATCCACAAAGGCGGGTTCATCGGGAGCCGGAGCGCGGTAGAAGGTTCCCACCATGGGTGAGGGAATATCAATGGTTTTGCGACTGCTTTGGGGCGGGGGGGTGGGTTCAGGTTCTGGCGTAGGGCTAGGGGAGGGCATAACAGTAACCGTTGGTGAAAGACTACTGGCTGGGGGAGCAGAGGGCTGATCTTTCCGTAGAACCAACTCAAACTGACTACTTTTTAGATTTAACTCCGTGACATTTGTTTGATTAAACATCACTAGGAGTTCCCGTACTTGGTTCAGATCAAACTCCACGCTATTACTCCTATTCCCGTCCCAGGTATGAATCAGATCGGGTATCAATACGAATTTTTTCGCCAATGGAAATAAATAGTGGCACCATGACTTGGGCCCCGGTTTCCACGATCGCCGGTTTGGTTCCCCCGGTGGCGGTATCCCCCTTCACCCCGGGATCGGTTTGGATCACTTCTAGGCTGACGGAGTTGGGTAATTCCACTTCTAGTATCTGCTCACCCCAACGGATAATATTCACCTCCATCCCTTCTTTGAGGTACTTGGCGCGATCGCCAATCTGATCGGGGGTGAGTTGGGCTTCTTCGTAGCTTGCCATATCCATAAAGACGAAATCACTGCCATCTTTATAGGTATGCTGCATGGTGCGTTTTTCCAAATTGGCTTGGGGCACGGTTTCCCCCGCCCGGAAGGTTCGCTCCATGACATTGCCAGTCTGGACATTTTTCAGTTTTGTGCGGACAAAGGCTGATCCTTTCCCTGGTTTGACGTGGAGAAACTCAACAACGCGCCAGACCGAGCCATCTAATTCAATGCTGACCCCGGTGCGAAAATCGTTACTGGAAATCATGTCCTACCGTGCAGTTCACCAAGCTACCATTGTACCGCCGCAGGGAACGGGATTTATACTTTAGCCTGGGAATTTATGGGAGTCTGGAAATTTATGCGTCCCGATCGCCGGTAATGGCTAGGGGAGCGACCCAGACATGGGGGGCCATGCCATAGCGACTAAATTCTGCGGTGGGTTCTAAGTATTCAATGGTTTGCAATAGGGTGCGAATATCCCCGGCAACGGTGGCGGATTCAATACTAATTTTTTCACCGTTTCGGAGTAACCAACCATCGAAGGGTAGGGAGAAAGACCCTTGCAGAGCTTTGACCCCCGCATGGAGGGCATGGAGGTCATCAATCCAAACAATGCCATCCCCTCGGTGGCGATCGTAGGCCGGATCCGCTTCTGTTCCCGGTAAAAGATCATAGAAATGGGCACCCACGGTTACTTTCGCCCCCAGATTGGCATGGCCCGTGGGGGATGTGGCCATCCGTTTGGCGGTTCCGGCACTGTGGAGGAGTCCGGTTAAGACCCCCTTTTCAATGAGAGGAACGCGGCGGGTGGGGGTTCCTTCGCCATCAAACTGGGGCGCGCCTAAATTTTGGGGGTGGAGGGCATCGTCATAGAGATTGAGAAGGGGACTGGCGATCGCCTGGTGAAGAGAATCGAGATTAGACAAACTTTGGCGGTCTAGAATACTTTGGGCATTAAATAAATTAGAGAAGGCCGAGATCAAACTCAAAATCGCTTCTGGGGAAAACACCACCGGATAGGGTTTGGAAATAATGGGTTGATAGTCGAGGTGGCTGGCGGTTTTGCGGGCGGTTTCTTGGATGCAGCCCTCAATATCGAGGGTGTCAAGGCCATGGCTCAGGCGAAAGGCTCCAGCACTGCGGGGTTTACGACCCGCTTGATCGGTTTTGCTATAGAGATAAATCGTGGTAGAAGTGTCGGCTTGGTGACGATTGGCACCTTCACTATTGAGATAAAAATGCTCTACCTGGCGTTGACTTAACCCGTTATAGGGAACACTGGCGATCGCTGGATGGGACTCTAGTAAGGCCGTTTCCGCTCGAATCAGGGTTTCCAGGAGCAAATTAGCGGGGGCCAGGGTTGTTGGCACCGGTTCCAAGGGATGAAGGGGAGCCGTAGCCTCGGGACTAAAATCGGGGATATTCTCCTCCACACCAAATTGACTGGCATCCCGGGCCATGCCCAGGGCCAATTCTAGGCCCCGCTCATCCAGATCCGTGGTACTGGTCACGCCCATCTGGCCCCGTTCATTCCAGACCCGTACCGTGATACCCGATCGCTGGGAGGCTTTTACTTGTTTGGGTTCCCCCTGCTGCACCTGCACCGATACTTCATCAATTTTGGCCCCACCAAGATCATATTTTTTAATGCCGAGCCGTTGGGCCGTCATCTGGGCTAAGGCGGCGATCGTCTGAGTTGGTGAGACAAGAGTAACCATGGAAAACCTTTTTGACTATAGGTTCATGCTATACCTAGGAACCAAGTCGCAGCAACACTTAAAATGAAGCATGGTGATAGAGGCGGCTAACCCAAATTGTTTGAGTTTACCTGTCAAGCCCGTTGTGGCCAGGCTCGGGCGGGGACATTCCATACCCCCCATGGCATTGTGGAAACCCCTCGGTTTATGCCCGTAGGCACCCTGGCCAATGTGAAAACGGTGACACCGGCCCAATTGGCGGACACTGGGGCGCAAATGATCCTAGCCAATACCTACCATCTCCATCTCCAACCCGGAGAAGAGATTGTGGCGGCGGCGGGGGGGTTGCACGCCTTTATGGGCTGGGCCGGGCCGATTCTCACGGATTCGGGAGGGTTTCAGGTTTTTAGCTTGAGCCAGATGCGGGAAATCTCCGATGAGGGGGTGTGCTTCCGTTCCCCTCGGGATGGCCAAAAAATTAATCTCACCCCGGAGCGGGCGATCGCCATCCAGGGCCAGCTGGGGGCTGATGTGATCATGGCCTTTGATGAATGCCCCCCCTATCCAGCTTCACGGGAACAGGTGAGCCGGGCAACAAAACGAACCTTACAATGGTTGGATCGCTGTATCCAGGCCCAAACCCGACCGGATCAGGCCCTCTTTGGCATTGTCCAGGGGGGCGTTTATCCTGATTTACGTCAAGCCTGTGCTGAAGCAATGGTTCCCTTGGATTTACCGGGGTATGCCATTGGTGGTGTCAGTGTGGGGGAGCCGCCGGAATTGATCCCGGAGATTGTCCGCATTACCGCCCCAATTTTGCCGGAAACTAAACCTCGTTATCTCATGGGCGTGGGGACATTTCCAGAAATGCTAGAGGCGATCGCCGCCGGAATTGATCTCTTTGACTGTGTGATTCCCACCCGCCTGGGCCGTCATGGATGTGCCATGGTGCAGGGGGAGCGATGGAACCTAAAAAATGCCCGCTTCAAAACCGATCCGGCTCCCCTGGATGCCACCTGTTCCTGTTATACCTGTCGCACCTTTAGCCGCGCCTACTTAAGTCATTTGGTGCGTTCCCAGGAACTCTTAGCCTATACGCTTCTATCCATACACAATATTACGGAATTGGTAGGTTTTAGCCAACGGGCCCGCGCCGCCATTCTGAATCAAACCTTTGCGGAGTTCAAGGCAGACTGTTTAGCCCACTGGCCACCACGGAAAAGTGATCTATCGATCACAGCCGAATCAATTACAGTCTAAGGGTACCCCCTTCCTAAATCTATGCTCCATTCATTACGAATCGAGAATTTTGCCCTCATTGATCACCTTGAGGTGACCCTTACCCCAGGGTTGACGGTACTGACGGGGGAAACTGGAGCCGGAAAATCCATTATCCTAGATGCCCTAGATGCGGTCTTGGGGGGAAAGGTAACGGGGCGGATCCTGCGGACGGGTTCACAGCGGGGGTTGATTGAGGCGGCCTTTGATCTAAGTCCTAGTCTCCGGGATTGGTTAACGGAGATGGAGATCGATGCCCTAGGGGAAGGGGAACTGGTCTGCACCAAGGAGTTTTCCCTATCCGGCGAACATTTTCGCAGTCGCTCCCGCATTAATGGAGTGATCGTCAATCGTCAACAGTTGGAAAGCCTGCGCGATCGCCTTGTGGCCATTACCGCCCAGGGTCAAGCGGTGCAACTTGCCGCCCCTAACCAACAACGCCAATGGTTAGATGATTTTGGTGGCGATACCCTTTTGCAGGAACGGGAAGCAGTTCTAAGCTGTTATCGAGCCTGGCAAGGTATAAAGCGGGCCCTAGAGGAACAGCGGCAGGGAGAGCAGCAGCGTTTACAACAACTGGATTTACTAAAATTTCAATGGCAGGAATTAGAGGAAGCCCAGATCCTTGACCCCCAGG carries:
- the petC gene encoding cytochrome b6-f complex iron-sulfur subunit; protein product: MAQVSGTSDVPDMGRRQFMNLLTFGTITGTALGALYPVIRYFIPPSAGGTGGGVIAKDALGNAINVTDYLSKHLAGDRSLAQGIKGDPTYIVIEEDHTIANYGLNAVCTHLGCVVPWNVSENKFICPCHGSQYDSTGKVVRGPAPLSLALAQTTVTDDKLVFTPWTDTDFRTGKEPWWT
- the petA gene encoding cytochrome f, whose product is MKSLIAFFCLCGALLIGQLWLATPPAQAYPFYAQQGYDSPREATGRIVCANCHLAAKPTEIEVPQAVTPDSVFEAVVKIPYDTSVQQVLGDGSKGGLNVGAVLMLPEGFTIAPADRIPEELQEKVSGVYYQPYSDDKQNIILVGPLPGEQYQEIVFPVLAPNPANDKTIHFGKYSVHAGGNRGRGQVYPTGDKTNNTVYTAAIAGTVSLTTGDDGSLVATITSDSGESVAETIPAGPELIVSDGQVVAAGEALTTNPNVGGFGQKDTEIVLQDPNRIKWLLVFFAAITLSQILLVLKKKQVEKVQAAEMNF
- the mnmE gene encoding tRNA uridine-5-carboxymethylaminomethyl(34) synthesis GTPase MnmE, which encodes MNRSSTIAAIATAIVPQQGSIGIVRLSGPESVAIAQSLFHAPGHQAWQSHRILYGHIRDPQGEQIIDEALLLLMLAPRSYTREDVVEFHCHGGMMPVQQVLQLCLSQGAQLAQPGEFTLRAFLNGRLDLTQAESVADLVGAKSPQAAQYALAGLQGKLTQPLGQIRAACLELLTEIEARLDFADDLPPLNGEQVRQDILGLHHQVQHILATADRGELIRTGLKVAIVGQPNVGKSSLLNAWSRCDRAIVTDLPGTTRDVVESQLVVGGIPIQVLDTAGIRATEDRVEQLGVERSTQAAAQADLVLFVVDAQQGWTDGEQAIYDRLCSGHRPRGKKILIVINKIDLVDPNVQPQALLESLAELSLRSLPIVCLSALQHQGILELEQGILHLMTQGDLQATNLDLAINQRQASILAQVSQFLEHTIEAIAADLPLDFWTIDLRAAARALGELTGEDVNESVLDQIFSRFCIGK
- the accB gene encoding acetyl-CoA carboxylase biotin carboxyl carrier protein — translated: MEFDLNQVRELLVMFNQTNVTELNLKSSQFELVLRKDQPSAPPASSLSPTVTVMPSPSPTPEPEPTPPPQSSRKTIDIPSPMVGTFYRAPAPDEPAFVDIGDTVRKGQVVCIIEAMKLMNEIEAEVNGQVVEILVENGEPIEYGQPLLRILPT
- the efp gene encoding elongation factor P; translated protein: MISSNDFRTGVSIELDGSVWRVVEFLHVKPGKGSAFVRTKLKNVQTGNVMERTFRAGETVPQANLEKRTMQHTYKDGSDFVFMDMASYEEAQLTPDQIGDRAKYLKEGMEVNIIRWGEQILEVELPNSVSLEVIQTDPGVKGDTATGGTKPAIVETGAQVMVPLFISIGEKIRIDTRSDSYLGRE
- a CDS encoding TldD/PmbA family protein; protein product: MVTLVSPTQTIAALAQMTAQRLGIKKYDLGGAKIDEVSVQVQQGEPKQVKASQRSGITVRVWNERGQMGVTSTTDLDERGLELALGMARDASQFGVEENIPDFSPEATAPLHPLEPVPTTLAPANLLLETLIRAETALLESHPAIASVPYNGLSQRQVEHFYLNSEGANRHQADTSTTIYLYSKTDQAGRKPRSAGAFRLSHGLDTLDIEGCIQETARKTASHLDYQPIISKPYPVVFSPEAILSLISAFSNLFNAQSILDRQSLSNLDSLHQAIASPLLNLYDDALHPQNLGAPQFDGEGTPTRRVPLIEKGVLTGLLHSAGTAKRMATSPTGHANLGAKVTVGAHFYDLLPGTEADPAYDRHRGDGIVWIDDLHALHAGVKALQGSFSLPFDGWLLRNGEKISIESATVAGDIRTLLQTIEYLEPTAEFSRYGMAPHVWVAPLAITGDRDA
- the tgt gene encoding tRNA guanosine(34) transglycosylase Tgt, with translation MFEFTCQARCGQARAGTFHTPHGIVETPRFMPVGTLANVKTVTPAQLADTGAQMILANTYHLHLQPGEEIVAAAGGLHAFMGWAGPILTDSGGFQVFSLSQMREISDEGVCFRSPRDGQKINLTPERAIAIQGQLGADVIMAFDECPPYPASREQVSRATKRTLQWLDRCIQAQTRPDQALFGIVQGGVYPDLRQACAEAMVPLDLPGYAIGGVSVGEPPELIPEIVRITAPILPETKPRYLMGVGTFPEMLEAIAAGIDLFDCVIPTRLGRHGCAMVQGERWNLKNARFKTDPAPLDATCSCYTCRTFSRAYLSHLVRSQELLAYTLLSIHNITELVGFSQRARAAILNQTFAEFKADCLAHWPPRKSDLSITAESITV